From Nocardioides sp. HDW12B, the proteins below share one genomic window:
- the nuoK gene encoding NADH-quinone oxidoreductase subunit NuoK — translation MSATPFLVLSAILFTIGCVGVLTRRNALVVFMCVELQLNASNLALVTFSRTNGNLDGQIAAFFVMVVAAAEVVVGLAIIMTIFRTRRSASVDDASLLKY, via the coding sequence GTGAGCGCGACACCCTTCCTGGTGCTCTCGGCGATCCTGTTCACCATCGGCTGCGTCGGCGTCCTCACCCGGCGCAACGCCCTGGTGGTGTTCATGTGCGTGGAGCTGCAGCTCAACGCCTCGAACCTGGCCCTGGTGACCTTCTCCCGCACCAACGGCAACCTCGACGGCCAGATCGCGGCGTTCTTCGTCATGGTCGTGGCCGCGGCCGAGGTCGTCGTCGGGCTCGCCATCATCATGACCATCTTCCGCACGCGTCGCTCGGCCTCGGTCGACGACGCCAGCCTGCTGAAGTACTGA